A single region of the Gemmatimonadota bacterium genome encodes:
- the recA gene encoding recombinase RecA, producing MDGKQQAIDNAIAQIEKQFGQGAIMRLGGEDGQPLVTEVIPTGSLSLDVALGAGGVPQGRVVEIFGPEGSGKTTLILHIIAEAQKLGGAAAFVDAEHALNVELAERLGVDIENLLIAQPDTGEEALEITDTLVRSGAFEVVALDSVAALVPRAELEGEMGDSHMGLHARLMSQALRKLVGSISQSKTCVIFANQIRMKIGVMFGNPETTTGGRALPFYATVRMDIRRIGSIKDGQEIVGNRVRIRVVKNKMAPPFKECEVDLMFGEGISREGSLIDMAELHGIIKKSGTWFSYGDDRLGQGRENVKRHLGENADLSAKIEREVREIVGLPVSIEEEPA from the coding sequence ATGGATGGCAAGCAGCAAGCAATAGACAACGCTATTGCCCAAATCGAAAAGCAATTTGGACAGGGGGCAATTATGCGCCTGGGAGGCGAAGATGGGCAACCCCTTGTCACAGAAGTTATTCCAACAGGTTCTCTAAGCCTGGATGTTGCATTGGGCGCTGGTGGCGTTCCCCAGGGAAGAGTGGTTGAAATATTTGGTCCTGAAGGATCGGGCAAGACGACCTTGATTTTGCACATTATTGCCGAGGCTCAAAAGCTCGGTGGGGCAGCGGCGTTTGTCGATGCAGAACACGCATTGAATGTGGAATTGGCCGAGCGTCTGGGCGTAGATATCGAAAATTTATTGATCGCCCAGCCCGATACGGGTGAAGAAGCACTCGAGATTACAGATACCCTCGTGCGCAGTGGTGCTTTTGAGGTCGTGGCTTTAGACTCTGTGGCTGCTCTGGTGCCGCGTGCAGAACTCGAAGGTGAGATGGGTGATTCTCACATGGGCCTGCACGCTCGTTTGATGTCTCAGGCTTTGCGCAAACTCGTCGGATCAATCAGCCAGTCTAAAACCTGTGTGATCTTTGCCAATCAGATTCGCATGAAGATCGGTGTGATGTTTGGCAATCCCGAAACGACTACCGGGGGCCGCGCGCTTCCGTTTTACGCAACGGTGCGTATGGATATTCGGCGCATTGGTTCTATTAAAGACGGGCAGGAGATTGTTGGCAATCGCGTTCGGATTCGCGTGGTAAAAAACAAGATGGCACCGCCTTTTAAGGAATGTGAAGTCGATCTGATGTTTGGCGAGGGTATTTCCAGAGAGGGCAGTTTGATCGATATGGCCGAATTGCACGGGATTATCAAGAAGAGTGGTACCTGGTTCTCTTATGGGGATGACCGGCTTGGTCAAGGGCGCGAAAATGTCAAGCGTCATCTGGGAGAGAACGCGGATTTATCTGCAAAAATCGAACGCGAGGTGCGCGAGATCGTGGGGCTTCCCGTCTCGATTGAGGAAGAACCCGCTTAA